A section of the Streptomyces sp. V3I8 genome encodes:
- a CDS encoding DUF6716 putative glycosyltransferase → MPASTAKPLRVAVLADSDTRWKWGALTANRIAPADADITLDGYLLRGRATPTARQLDEVGVRADSLREVTAVEFLREMAREDAAYDVLVLSLVGGGVQAMLHGLSHQWRESAATGRTKRPVVVTGYVGVVYEKLADGLLLRHGADLVLANSRQDADRFTAVYEGVGADASSVTEVALPFLGGDPYEKHDPYTVVFAAQPSVPESRKDRTYLLNRLVRHARLHPEREVLLKLRSRPGEHTTHIEEQPYQRLAERIPGGPPANFRLVYGHMGEVLDRTDLLVTVSSTAALESLHRRIPTVVLTDLGVRESLGNHHFVGSGCLASWDRLDDGHVPAPDERWVARQGVAAGGSAAEGGSYATAFDAARERIAELLAGEPLPALAPYYTPATAPGYLPGILARHHLAPDGSPLPGAPDADREPGPVRQIVRRAARGAYRHGVQRVAPVIRRMGEL, encoded by the coding sequence GTGCCAGCAAGTACCGCGAAACCCCTGCGAGTGGCCGTCCTCGCCGATTCCGACACCCGGTGGAAATGGGGCGCGCTCACCGCGAACCGCATCGCACCGGCCGATGCGGACATCACGCTCGACGGCTACCTCCTGAGGGGCCGTGCCACCCCGACCGCCCGCCAGCTCGACGAGGTCGGCGTCCGCGCGGACTCCCTGCGGGAGGTCACCGCCGTGGAGTTCCTGCGCGAGATGGCCCGCGAGGACGCCGCGTACGACGTCCTCGTGCTCTCCCTGGTGGGCGGCGGCGTCCAGGCGATGCTGCACGGGCTCTCCCACCAGTGGCGGGAGAGCGCGGCGACGGGACGCACGAAGCGGCCCGTGGTCGTCACCGGCTACGTCGGCGTCGTCTACGAGAAGCTCGCCGACGGGCTGCTCCTGCGGCACGGCGCGGACCTCGTCCTCGCCAACTCCCGCCAGGACGCGGACCGGTTCACCGCCGTGTACGAGGGAGTGGGCGCCGACGCCTCCTCGGTGACCGAGGTCGCGCTGCCGTTCCTCGGCGGCGACCCGTACGAGAAGCACGACCCGTACACGGTCGTCTTCGCCGCGCAGCCCTCCGTGCCGGAGAGCCGCAAGGACCGTACGTACCTGCTGAACCGGCTCGTCCGGCACGCCAGGCTGCACCCGGAGCGCGAGGTCCTGCTGAAGCTGCGGTCCAGGCCCGGCGAGCACACCACGCACATCGAGGAGCAGCCCTACCAGCGCCTCGCGGAGCGGATCCCGGGCGGCCCGCCCGCCAACTTCCGCCTCGTGTACGGCCACATGGGCGAGGTCCTCGACCGTACGGACCTCCTGGTCACCGTCAGCTCCACGGCGGCGCTGGAGTCGCTGCACCGCCGCATCCCCACCGTGGTCCTCACCGACCTCGGGGTGCGCGAGTCGCTCGGCAACCACCACTTCGTCGGCTCCGGCTGCCTCGCCTCCTGGGACCGGCTGGACGACGGGCACGTCCCGGCGCCCGACGAGCGGTGGGTCGCCCGGCAGGGCGTCGCCGCCGGCGGTTCTGCCGCGGAGGGCGGCTCGTACGCGACGGCCTTCGACGCGGCCCGCGAGCGCATCGCCGAGCTGCTCGCGGGCGAGCCGCTGCCCGCCCTCGCCCCCTACTACACGCCCGCCACCGCGCCCGGCTACCTGCCCGGCATCCTCGCCCGCCACCACCTCGCGCCGGACGGCAGCCC